In the Lepus europaeus isolate LE1 chromosome 18, mLepTim1.pri, whole genome shotgun sequence genome, one interval contains:
- the PROCA1 gene encoding protein PROCA1 isoform X2, protein MSITYINRLPSWERGRPLAGVASSTDASILSSEGECKETDTCCCKHKQCTAHIIHPFSEYSHCNLHLHAISHCDCDSRVKDGSEKANSSSSSSSRDAGPACSRGSGSGPDPGLGPGPGSGSGSTCCNIIQTPCFELIPEEACVERIWYGWCKSYRPVSVAVIHHPIHHECAADDLNGEEEEEEEEEEEASKPPIPSQVGPTTTTPTDTCTVTVTGAPDTPAPITIWRSDSPTGKNLGGKVIKKVKKKKDKEEETTDEKTKLKKKPKKGKLTKKKSPVKSQSSPPDLTRSLSPRELARMSESSPESREDLESEDSYNDRGQGEPSSEDMLESSSPKKKEKNGAQTRKTGVKTTQARKVTKRKSPPVSNPNLS, encoded by the exons ATATAAACAGGTTACCCAGCTGGGAGAGAGGACGTCCGCTGGCTGGTGTGGCATCCAGCACTGATGCGTCCATCCTCTCATCTGAAG gtgaGTGCAAGGAGACAGACACGTGCTGCTGCAAACACAAGCAGTGCACGGCGCACATCATCCACCCTTTCTCCGAGTACAGCCACTGCAACCTGCACCTGCACGCCATCAGCCACTGTGACTGTGATTCCAG GGTGAAGGACGGCTCAGAAAAGGCcaacagcagcagtagcagcagctcCCGAGACGCAGGCCCAGCCTGTTCCCGCGGCTCGGGCTCGGGCCCAGACCCTGGTCTGGGTCCGGGTCCAGGCTCGGGTTCGGGCTCCACCTGCTGTAACATCATCCAGACCCCTTGCTTTGAGCTCATCCCAGAGGAGGCGTGTGTGGAGAGGATCTGGTATGGCTG GTGCAAAAGCTACAGGCCTGTGTCCGTGGCAGTGATCCACCATCCCATACACCATGAGTGTGCAGCAGATGATCtaaatggagaggaagaggaggaggaggaggaggaggaggaagcaagcAAGCCCCCCATCCCAAGCCAGGTGgggcccaccaccaccacgcccacTGACACGTGCACCGTCACAGTCACGGGAGCCCCGGACACGCCAGCACCCATCACCATCTGGCGGTCAGACAGCCCGACCGGGAAGAACCTGGGAGGCAAGGTGATCAAGAAGgtaaagaagaagaaagacaagGAGGAGGAGACGACGGACGAGAAGACGAAGTTGAAGAAAAAACCCAAGAAAGGCAAGCTGACTAAGAAGAAAAGCCCAGTGAAGTCGCAGTCTTCGCCTCCAGATCTGACGCGATCTTTAAGCCCAAGAGAATTGGCCAGGATGTCAGAGTCCAGCCCAGAGAGCCGGGAAGACCTGGAGAGTGAGGACAGCTACAACGACCGGGGCCAGGGTGAGCCCTCCAGCGAGGACATGCTGGAGTCGTCATCGcctaagaagaaagagaagaacgGCGCCCAGACCAGGAAGACCGGGGTGAAGACCACACAAGCCAGGAAGGTGACCAAAAGGAAATCCCCCCCTGTGTCCAACCCCAATCTTAGCTGA
- the PROCA1 gene encoding protein PROCA1 isoform X3, which yields MWVRTTLRIERWTKEKSGCKADDWEESESGGECKETDTCCCKHKQCTAHIIHPFSEYSHCNLHLHAISHCDCDSRVKDGSEKANSSSSSSSRDAGPACSRGSGSGPDPGLGPGPGSGSGSTCCNIIQTPCFELIPEEACVERIWYGWCKSYRPVSVAVIHHPIHHECAADDLNGEEEEEEEEEEEASKPPIPSQVGPTTTTPTDTCTVTVTGAPDTPAPITIWRSDSPTGKNLGGKVIKKVKKKKDKEEETTDEKTKLKKKPKKGKLTKKKSPVKSQSSPPDLTRSLSPRELARMSESSPESREDLESEDSYNDRGQGEPSSEDMLESSSPKKKEKNGAQTRKTGVKTTQARKVTKRKSPPVSNPNLS from the exons gtgaGTGCAAGGAGACAGACACGTGCTGCTGCAAACACAAGCAGTGCACGGCGCACATCATCCACCCTTTCTCCGAGTACAGCCACTGCAACCTGCACCTGCACGCCATCAGCCACTGTGACTGTGATTCCAG GGTGAAGGACGGCTCAGAAAAGGCcaacagcagcagtagcagcagctcCCGAGACGCAGGCCCAGCCTGTTCCCGCGGCTCGGGCTCGGGCCCAGACCCTGGTCTGGGTCCGGGTCCAGGCTCGGGTTCGGGCTCCACCTGCTGTAACATCATCCAGACCCCTTGCTTTGAGCTCATCCCAGAGGAGGCGTGTGTGGAGAGGATCTGGTATGGCTG GTGCAAAAGCTACAGGCCTGTGTCCGTGGCAGTGATCCACCATCCCATACACCATGAGTGTGCAGCAGATGATCtaaatggagaggaagaggaggaggaggaggaggaggaggaagcaagcAAGCCCCCCATCCCAAGCCAGGTGgggcccaccaccaccacgcccacTGACACGTGCACCGTCACAGTCACGGGAGCCCCGGACACGCCAGCACCCATCACCATCTGGCGGTCAGACAGCCCGACCGGGAAGAACCTGGGAGGCAAGGTGATCAAGAAGgtaaagaagaagaaagacaagGAGGAGGAGACGACGGACGAGAAGACGAAGTTGAAGAAAAAACCCAAGAAAGGCAAGCTGACTAAGAAGAAAAGCCCAGTGAAGTCGCAGTCTTCGCCTCCAGATCTGACGCGATCTTTAAGCCCAAGAGAATTGGCCAGGATGTCAGAGTCCAGCCCAGAGAGCCGGGAAGACCTGGAGAGTGAGGACAGCTACAACGACCGGGGCCAGGGTGAGCCCTCCAGCGAGGACATGCTGGAGTCGTCATCGcctaagaagaaagagaagaacgGCGCCCAGACCAGGAAGACCGGGGTGAAGACCACACAAGCCAGGAAGGTGACCAAAAGGAAATCCCCCCCTGTGTCCAACCCCAATCTTAGCTGA
- the PROCA1 gene encoding protein PROCA1 isoform X4 — MSITCECKETDTCCCKHKQCTAHIIHPFSEYSHCNLHLHAISHCDCDSRVKDGSEKANSSSSSSSRDAGPACSRGSGSGPDPGLGPGPGSGSGSTCCNIIQTPCFELIPEEACVERIWYGWCKSYRPVSVAVIHHPIHHECAADDLNGEEEEEEEEEEEASKPPIPSQVGPTTTTPTDTCTVTVTGAPDTPAPITIWRSDSPTGKNLGGKVIKKVKKKKDKEEETTDEKTKLKKKPKKGKLTKKKSPVKSQSSPPDLTRSLSPRELARMSESSPESREDLESEDSYNDRGQGEPSSEDMLESSSPKKKEKNGAQTRKTGVKTTQARKVTKRKSPPVSNPNLS; from the exons gtgaGTGCAAGGAGACAGACACGTGCTGCTGCAAACACAAGCAGTGCACGGCGCACATCATCCACCCTTTCTCCGAGTACAGCCACTGCAACCTGCACCTGCACGCCATCAGCCACTGTGACTGTGATTCCAG GGTGAAGGACGGCTCAGAAAAGGCcaacagcagcagtagcagcagctcCCGAGACGCAGGCCCAGCCTGTTCCCGCGGCTCGGGCTCGGGCCCAGACCCTGGTCTGGGTCCGGGTCCAGGCTCGGGTTCGGGCTCCACCTGCTGTAACATCATCCAGACCCCTTGCTTTGAGCTCATCCCAGAGGAGGCGTGTGTGGAGAGGATCTGGTATGGCTG GTGCAAAAGCTACAGGCCTGTGTCCGTGGCAGTGATCCACCATCCCATACACCATGAGTGTGCAGCAGATGATCtaaatggagaggaagaggaggaggaggaggaggaggaggaagcaagcAAGCCCCCCATCCCAAGCCAGGTGgggcccaccaccaccacgcccacTGACACGTGCACCGTCACAGTCACGGGAGCCCCGGACACGCCAGCACCCATCACCATCTGGCGGTCAGACAGCCCGACCGGGAAGAACCTGGGAGGCAAGGTGATCAAGAAGgtaaagaagaagaaagacaagGAGGAGGAGACGACGGACGAGAAGACGAAGTTGAAGAAAAAACCCAAGAAAGGCAAGCTGACTAAGAAGAAAAGCCCAGTGAAGTCGCAGTCTTCGCCTCCAGATCTGACGCGATCTTTAAGCCCAAGAGAATTGGCCAGGATGTCAGAGTCCAGCCCAGAGAGCCGGGAAGACCTGGAGAGTGAGGACAGCTACAACGACCGGGGCCAGGGTGAGCCCTCCAGCGAGGACATGCTGGAGTCGTCATCGcctaagaagaaagagaagaacgGCGCCCAGACCAGGAAGACCGGGGTGAAGACCACACAAGCCAGGAAGGTGACCAAAAGGAAATCCCCCCCTGTGTCCAACCCCAATCTTAGCTGA
- the PROCA1 gene encoding protein PROCA1 isoform X1 has product MWVRTTLRIERWTKEKSGCKADDWEESESGDINRLPSWERGRPLAGVASSTDASILSSEGECKETDTCCCKHKQCTAHIIHPFSEYSHCNLHLHAISHCDCDSRVKDGSEKANSSSSSSSRDAGPACSRGSGSGPDPGLGPGPGSGSGSTCCNIIQTPCFELIPEEACVERIWYGWCKSYRPVSVAVIHHPIHHECAADDLNGEEEEEEEEEEEASKPPIPSQVGPTTTTPTDTCTVTVTGAPDTPAPITIWRSDSPTGKNLGGKVIKKVKKKKDKEEETTDEKTKLKKKPKKGKLTKKKSPVKSQSSPPDLTRSLSPRELARMSESSPESREDLESEDSYNDRGQGEPSSEDMLESSSPKKKEKNGAQTRKTGVKTTQARKVTKRKSPPVSNPNLS; this is encoded by the exons ATATAAACAGGTTACCCAGCTGGGAGAGAGGACGTCCGCTGGCTGGTGTGGCATCCAGCACTGATGCGTCCATCCTCTCATCTGAAG gtgaGTGCAAGGAGACAGACACGTGCTGCTGCAAACACAAGCAGTGCACGGCGCACATCATCCACCCTTTCTCCGAGTACAGCCACTGCAACCTGCACCTGCACGCCATCAGCCACTGTGACTGTGATTCCAG GGTGAAGGACGGCTCAGAAAAGGCcaacagcagcagtagcagcagctcCCGAGACGCAGGCCCAGCCTGTTCCCGCGGCTCGGGCTCGGGCCCAGACCCTGGTCTGGGTCCGGGTCCAGGCTCGGGTTCGGGCTCCACCTGCTGTAACATCATCCAGACCCCTTGCTTTGAGCTCATCCCAGAGGAGGCGTGTGTGGAGAGGATCTGGTATGGCTG GTGCAAAAGCTACAGGCCTGTGTCCGTGGCAGTGATCCACCATCCCATACACCATGAGTGTGCAGCAGATGATCtaaatggagaggaagaggaggaggaggaggaggaggaggaagcaagcAAGCCCCCCATCCCAAGCCAGGTGgggcccaccaccaccacgcccacTGACACGTGCACCGTCACAGTCACGGGAGCCCCGGACACGCCAGCACCCATCACCATCTGGCGGTCAGACAGCCCGACCGGGAAGAACCTGGGAGGCAAGGTGATCAAGAAGgtaaagaagaagaaagacaagGAGGAGGAGACGACGGACGAGAAGACGAAGTTGAAGAAAAAACCCAAGAAAGGCAAGCTGACTAAGAAGAAAAGCCCAGTGAAGTCGCAGTCTTCGCCTCCAGATCTGACGCGATCTTTAAGCCCAAGAGAATTGGCCAGGATGTCAGAGTCCAGCCCAGAGAGCCGGGAAGACCTGGAGAGTGAGGACAGCTACAACGACCGGGGCCAGGGTGAGCCCTCCAGCGAGGACATGCTGGAGTCGTCATCGcctaagaagaaagagaagaacgGCGCCCAGACCAGGAAGACCGGGGTGAAGACCACACAAGCCAGGAAGGTGACCAAAAGGAAATCCCCCCCTGTGTCCAACCCCAATCTTAGCTGA
- the PROCA1 gene encoding protein PROCA1 isoform X5 yields the protein MWVRTTLRIERWTKEKSGCKADDWEESESGDINRLPSWERGRPLAGVASSTDASILSSEGECKETDTCCCKHKQCTAHIIHPFSEYSHCNLHLHAISHCDCDSRCKSYRPVSVAVIHHPIHHECAADDLNGEEEEEEEEEEEASKPPIPSQVGPTTTTPTDTCTVTVTGAPDTPAPITIWRSDSPTGKNLGGKVIKKVKKKKDKEEETTDEKTKLKKKPKKGKLTKKKSPVKSQSSPPDLTRSLSPRELARMSESSPESREDLESEDSYNDRGQGEPSSEDMLESSSPKKKEKNGAQTRKTGVKTTQARKVTKRKSPPVSNPNLS from the exons ATATAAACAGGTTACCCAGCTGGGAGAGAGGACGTCCGCTGGCTGGTGTGGCATCCAGCACTGATGCGTCCATCCTCTCATCTGAAG gtgaGTGCAAGGAGACAGACACGTGCTGCTGCAAACACAAGCAGTGCACGGCGCACATCATCCACCCTTTCTCCGAGTACAGCCACTGCAACCTGCACCTGCACGCCATCAGCCACTGTGACTGTGATTCCAG GTGCAAAAGCTACAGGCCTGTGTCCGTGGCAGTGATCCACCATCCCATACACCATGAGTGTGCAGCAGATGATCtaaatggagaggaagaggaggaggaggaggaggaggaggaagcaagcAAGCCCCCCATCCCAAGCCAGGTGgggcccaccaccaccacgcccacTGACACGTGCACCGTCACAGTCACGGGAGCCCCGGACACGCCAGCACCCATCACCATCTGGCGGTCAGACAGCCCGACCGGGAAGAACCTGGGAGGCAAGGTGATCAAGAAGgtaaagaagaagaaagacaagGAGGAGGAGACGACGGACGAGAAGACGAAGTTGAAGAAAAAACCCAAGAAAGGCAAGCTGACTAAGAAGAAAAGCCCAGTGAAGTCGCAGTCTTCGCCTCCAGATCTGACGCGATCTTTAAGCCCAAGAGAATTGGCCAGGATGTCAGAGTCCAGCCCAGAGAGCCGGGAAGACCTGGAGAGTGAGGACAGCTACAACGACCGGGGCCAGGGTGAGCCCTCCAGCGAGGACATGCTGGAGTCGTCATCGcctaagaagaaagagaagaacgGCGCCCAGACCAGGAAGACCGGGGTGAAGACCACACAAGCCAGGAAGGTGACCAAAAGGAAATCCCCCCCTGTGTCCAACCCCAATCTTAGCTGA